The region ATTCTTTTTTATAACTTCTGTTTTTTCTTAATCACCAATGTAACTGCAATTATTTTATTTTCAAGCACAACATTTTCTTTCTCCTGCTTTTTTATATAGTCAATAAATAAGTTTTCTTTATCCGGATTTTTTTCAATTAGTTCATAGCATCTTGCTTTTAGTTTATCAAACATATAATCATTAGTCTGTTTAATATCATCTATTTTAAAAATATCAGTTTCTGAAATAATCATTCCTGCTTTTTCGATTTGTTGTGTTATATCGGATTTTTTAAATATCAAGGGATGTGTAAATTCAGAACTATCTTCAATATAACTATCATCAATTAGAATAATTCCCGTTTCATTCAGGCAGTCAGATAAGGTATTTAAGGTAGTAAAGTAATCACCGAAGACCGGTCCAATAGCTCCCAGAATTATTGTATCGTAACCTGATATGTATTTAACTTTTTCTCTGATATCACCAACCTCAAACCTACAAAGTTGTTCAACACTATACTCCTTTGCTTTTTGCCGGGCGTATGTAATAAAATCCTGAACAGCATCTATTCCATAACAAAAGCAGTTGAGTTGTTGGGATATTTTTACTGAAACAGCACCTTTTCCGCAGCCTAAATCAAGCACTTTAAGATTACTATAATCAGTGAAATGTTTTTTAATTAATTTTATCATTGTATCAGGTATGGCTCCGAGCTCCCATAAGTCTTGCAAAATATAGGGAAGATAAGGAAAAATCTTAATATCCGAGCCATCCATTGCAGTAATTACACTTTCTTCCAGCGATTTCATTTTTTATCTCTCTGCAACAATTAGCATTTCATTGTCTTCACTTGTTGGTTTATCCTTATGTGAAAAAGCACAAAGAATGTTCTCTTCTATTCCAATTATCTATTTCTATTAATGCTTTCATTTTACTTCAGGTAATTCAGTATTTCATTAATTGATTGTAATTGAATAAAATTCTGGTGTTTAATGTTGTGTTCTTGTAGTTCGTGTGTCCAGGTAACATAATAAGGAATATGAGCACCTGTTGCTCCTAATTCCAATACCGGTAAAATGTCTGATTTTATTGAATTGCCTAACATTAAAAAATTTTCTGGTTTGCAGTCTAAGTGGTTGAGTAATTTCTGATAGTCACTTACTTTTTTTTCACTCATAATTTCAATATGATGAAAGTAGTGTTCCAATCCTGAATTTTTTAACTTTCTTTCCTGGTCTAACAAATCGCCTTTTGTTGCAACTAATAATTTATAACTACCATTTAATGCTTCCA is a window of Ignavibacterium sp. DNA encoding:
- a CDS encoding class I SAM-dependent methyltransferase, which produces MKSLEESVITAMDGSDIKIFPYLPYILQDLWELGAIPDTMIKLIKKHFTDYSNLKVLDLGCGKGAVSVKISQQLNCFCYGIDAVQDFITYARQKAKEYSVEQLCRFEVGDIREKVKYISGYDTIILGAIGPVFGDYFTTLNTLSDCLNETGIILIDDSYIEDSSEFTHPLIFKKSDITQQIEKAGMIISETDIFKIDDIKQTNDYMFDKLKARCYELIEKNPDKENLFIDYIKKQEKENVVLENKIIAVTLVIKKKQKL
- a CDS encoding HAD family hydrolase, whose translation is MNNKITTIAFDADDTLWVNEPYFQEAEKQFCALLENYHPQNTISQELFKTEMKNLHLYGYGIKGFLLCMIETANRISNRTVSLNVIDKIIEIGHELLQKPIELLKGVQETLEALNGSYKLLVATKGDLLDQERKLKNSGLEHYFHHIEIMSEKKVSDYQKLLNHLDCKPENFLMLGNSIKSDILPVLELGATGAHIPYYVTWTHELQEHNIKHQNFIQLQSINEILNYLK